In Streptomyces sclerotialus, the DNA window GGCCTGGACCCGCGCGAGTTCCACGGGCGCTACCCCCGCCAGCTCTCCGGCGGCCAGCAGCAGCGCGTCGGCGTGGCCCGCGCGCTCGCCGCCGACCCGCCCGTACTCCTGATGGACGAACCGTTCGGCGCGGTCGACCCGATCACCCGCGACCACCTCCAGGACGAGCTGATCCGGCTCCAGCACGAGCTGCACAAGACGATCGTCTTCGTCACCCACGACTTCGACGAGGCCATCAAGCTCGGCGACCGCATCGCCGTCCTGCGCGAACGCTCGCACATCGCCCAGTTCGACACCCCCGAGGCGATCCTCACCAACCCCACCGACGACTTCGTCTCCGGCTTCGTCGGCGCGGGCGCGGCCCTGAAGCGGCTGAACCTCACCCGCGTGCGGGACGTGGAGATCGTCGACTTCCCCACCGCCACCATCGAGGACCCGCTGCAGTCCATCTTCGACAAGCTGCGCGACGGCGCCAGCAACGAACTGCTGCTGCTGGACCGGCACAACCGGCCGTACAAGTGGCTGCGCCGCGGCGACCTCACGCTCGCCAAGGGCTCGCTCGCCCGGGCCGGCACGCTCGTGCACGACACGGTCACCCGGGACGCCACCCTGCGGGACGCGCTGGAGGCCGTCCTCACCGACAACGCGGGCCGGGTCGCCGTCACCGGGCGGCGCGGCGAGTACACCGGCGTCGTCGACATGGAGACGCTGATGAACAACGTGCACGAACTGCTGGACGCGGACCGGATGGACGCCATCGAACACCGGCACGAGCTGGAGGAGCAGCGCCTCCAGCAGACCCGCCGGGAGCAGGAAGGCACCGACAGCGCCCACGGGGCCTCCGCATGAGCCCGCGCGAGGAGCGGACCCGGCGCGAGGACCGGCCGCCGGGCGAGCACGAGGTCATGGGGCTGGCCTTCCGGGACGAGGTACGCGCCGGCGAACGCGAGGAGGAGCCGCCCGCGCCGCCCGCGCGGCAGCAGCGCCGGATCACCTGGCAGAAGGCCACCTTCCTGCCGTTCGTCCTGCTCGCCGCGCTGCTCGCCACCTGGCTGTGGTTCCGCGGCGCGCACCTGGACTCCATCGCCCACCAGGCCGTCGACGACGGCAAGGTGTGGCTGGCGCTGCGCCGGCACATCTACCTCACCGCGGTCTCCACCTTCTTCGTACTGATCATCGCGATCCCGCTGGGCATCGCGCTGACCCGCGCGAAGCTGCGCAAGGCGACCCCGGCGGCGATCGCCGTGGCCAACCTCGGCCAGGCCGTCCCGGCCCTCGGCCTGCTCGTCCTGCTGGTCATCTGGCTCGGCGTCGGTGTCCAGGCCGCGATCATCGGCATGGTCATCTACGCCGTGCTGCCCGTACTCGCCAACACCATCGCCGGGCTCCAGGCCATCGACCCCACCCTCACCGAAGCGGCCCGCGGCGTCGGCATGTCGCCGCTGGGCGTGCTCACCAAGGTCGAACTGCCGCTGGCGGTACCGCTGATCCTGGCCGGCGTCCGCAACGCGCTGGTCCTGAACGTCGGCACCGCCACCCTCGCCACCTTCGGCGGCGGCGGTGGCCTGGGCGACCTGATCTCGGCCGGGATCGTCACCCAGCGCATGCCGGTCCTGATCCTGGGTTCCGTACTGACCGTGGCGCTCGCCTTGCTGGTCGACTGGCTGGCATCGCTCGCCGAACTGCTGCTGCGGCCGCGCGGCCTGGAGGGGACGTCCTGATGGGGAACCGGCGTACGTACCGGGGCACCGCGCTCGCGGCGGCCGGCACGCTGCTCGCGGCGCTGGCGCTCGGCGGCTGCGGCCTGGTCAGCGGCAGCCCGATGACCGACGAGGTCAGGCCCGGCGAGGACGCGGGCTACCAGGGGCAGCCGCTCAAGGGCGCGGAGCTGACCGTGACCTCGAAGGAGTTCACCGAGCAGATCGTGCTCGGCCAGATCATGGGCCTGGCCCTGAAAGCGGCCGGTGCCACGGTCGTGGACAAGACCAACATCCAGGGCTCGATCGGCGCCCGCGAGGCGGTGACCTCCGGCACGGCCGACGGCAGCTATGAGTACACCGGCACCAGCTGGATCACCTACCTCGGCCACACCGAGCCCATCCCCGACGAGCGCAAGCAGTGGGAGGCGGTGCGGGCCGCCGACAAGAAGAAGGACCTGGTCTGGCTCCCGTACTCGGAGTTGAACAACACCTACGCGCTGGCGCTGCTCCCCTCCGACCAGAAGAAGTACGGCGTCTCGACCCTCTCGGACCTGGCCCGGCTGGTGAAGGAGGACCCGGACGCGGTCACGCTGTGCGTGGAGAACGAGTTCGCCACCCGCAACGACGGCCTGCCCGGCATGGTCAAGAAGTACGGCATGAAGATCCCGCCGGGGAACGTCAAGCGGATGTCGGCCGGGGTCATCTACACCCAGGTCAAGAAGGGCGGCACCTGCACCTTCGGCGAGGTCTACACGACCGACGGGCGGATCCAGGCGATGGGCCTGAAGACGCTCACCGACGACAAGCGCTTCTTCCCGAACTACAACGCGGCGCCGCAGATGTACGCGCCGACGATGAAGAAGTACCCGGCCATCGCCGACGTGCTCGCACCGATCACCAAGGCGCTGAACAACAAGGTGGCGCAGCGGCTCAACGGCAAGGTCGACGTGGACGGCGAGGACCCGCACCAGGTCGCCAAGGACTGGCTGGTGTCGGAGGGGTTCATCACGGCAGCGGGCTGAGCCCTCTGCGGCGGTACGGGGTGCCCAGCGGGCTCAGCAGCTGGGCACCTTGCCGCCGTCGTTCAGGGCCTTGAGCGCGTCCACCGCGCCGGAGAGCGTGGTGACGGGGATCAGCCGCATGTCCTCGGGGAGGTTGGCGCGGGCGTCGGAGCACTCGTCGCGCGGCACGAGGAAGTACTTCGCGCCCTCCCGGTGCGCGGCCTGGGTCTTGAGCGCCACGCCGCCGACCGGGCCGATCTTGCCATCGGTGGTGATCGTGCCGGTGCCGGCGATGGACCGGCCGCCGGTCAGGTCGTGGCCCGCGCCGTCCCCGTCGATGGTGTCGATGATGCCGAGCGTGAACAGCAGCCCGGCGCTCGGGCCGCCGACGTCCGCCAGCTTCAGGTCGACCTTCACGTCCTTCGGGGAGCGGTGCAGGTAGTGCAGGGCCGCGCCCACCGCGGCGTCCTGCGACTGCTTCATCTGGGCAGCGTTGTGCTTCGCCACCTCTTCGGTGTTGTCGCCGACCGGGTACACCGCGTCGCGCGGCATCACCGCCTCGTCCCGCCGGAACCAGCCCCTGAGCAGCTCCGGCAGGCGCGCCGAGACCTGGGGGCCGGTGGCGACGATGGCCGTCATCCGCAGCTCACCGGTGGTCTTGCGGGCCTTGGCGCCGTGCACGGTGATGACCGGTTCGCCCTTGTGCTCGCCCAGGACGTTCGCGGCCGGGCCCG includes these proteins:
- a CDS encoding ABC transporter ATP-binding protein, producing the protein MPEQTTTGAAIQLESLTKRYPGSAVPAVDDVTMDIKAGEIVILVGPSGCGKSTTLRMINRLIEPTSGRITIGDEDVTGIDPVRLRRKVGYAIQSSGLFPHMTVAQNIALVPKMVGWSRAKIRSRVEEMLDLVGLDPREFHGRYPRQLSGGQQQRVGVARALAADPPVLLMDEPFGAVDPITRDHLQDELIRLQHELHKTIVFVTHDFDEAIKLGDRIAVLRERSHIAQFDTPEAILTNPTDDFVSGFVGAGAALKRLNLTRVRDVEIVDFPTATIEDPLQSIFDKLRDGASNELLLLDRHNRPYKWLRRGDLTLAKGSLARAGTLVHDTVTRDATLRDALEAVLTDNAGRVAVTGRRGEYTGVVDMETLMNNVHELLDADRMDAIEHRHELEEQRLQQTRREQEGTDSAHGASA
- a CDS encoding glycine betaine ABC transporter substrate-binding protein, which produces MGNRRTYRGTALAAAGTLLAALALGGCGLVSGSPMTDEVRPGEDAGYQGQPLKGAELTVTSKEFTEQIVLGQIMGLALKAAGATVVDKTNIQGSIGAREAVTSGTADGSYEYTGTSWITYLGHTEPIPDERKQWEAVRAADKKKDLVWLPYSELNNTYALALLPSDQKKYGVSTLSDLARLVKEDPDAVTLCVENEFATRNDGLPGMVKKYGMKIPPGNVKRMSAGVIYTQVKKGGTCTFGEVYTTDGRIQAMGLKTLTDDKRFFPNYNAAPQMYAPTMKKYPAIADVLAPITKALNNKVAQRLNGKVDVDGEDPHQVAKDWLVSEGFITAAG
- a CDS encoding ABC transporter permease — translated: MSPREERTRREDRPPGEHEVMGLAFRDEVRAGEREEEPPAPPARQQRRITWQKATFLPFVLLAALLATWLWFRGAHLDSIAHQAVDDGKVWLALRRHIYLTAVSTFFVLIIAIPLGIALTRAKLRKATPAAIAVANLGQAVPALGLLVLLVIWLGVGVQAAIIGMVIYAVLPVLANTIAGLQAIDPTLTEAARGVGMSPLGVLTKVELPLAVPLILAGVRNALVLNVGTATLATFGGGGGLGDLISAGIVTQRMPVLILGSVLTVALALLVDWLASLAELLLRPRGLEGTS
- a CDS encoding YlbL family protein produces the protein MSSRARALAVCSALVIALLAVAAFVPLPFSIAYPGPAANVLGEHKGEPVITVHGAKARKTTGELRMTAIVATGPQVSARLPELLRGWFRRDEAVMPRDAVYPVGDNTEEVAKHNAAQMKQSQDAAVGAALHYLHRSPKDVKVDLKLADVGGPSAGLLFTLGIIDTIDGDGAGHDLTGGRSIAGTGTITTDGKIGPVGGVALKTQAAHREGAKYFLVPRDECSDARANLPEDMRLIPVTTLSGAVDALKALNDGGKVPSC